The sequence below is a genomic window from Calderihabitans maritimus.
TCCTTCAGTTAAGTCTTTAACCGCTCTTAGAACACCCTGAACACGAGGGTCTCCTAACATTTGCAGCACATCCGGACCCAGGGAAGCCAAAAGATCTTCCACATCCTGTTGTTCCAGGAGGAAGTAACATACCGGCATGTCCAGAGCGTCAGCAATTTTCTCCAACGTATCAAAAGACGGCAGTGTCTGATCCTTTTCAATCTGGGTGATAAGTCCCGGGGAAACTCCGATTTCTTCCGCGAGCCCCGCTACCGTCTTTCCCCTTTCCTCGCGAATGCTTTTTATTCTGGCCCCGATACTTTTGGACGTGGCGGGACGGTCCAGGAAATAACGCACGGTAACCGTTAAAGCATCGGCCAGTCGTTCCAAATCCTCTAGTTCTGCTTCCTTTTCGCCTGCCTCGATAGCCCTGATCGTCTCCTGACCGACACCACTCATTTTTGCCAGTTCTTCTAAACTGAGGCCTCTACCTTCCCGTACAAAACGCAATTTCTCCCCTACGTCTTGGAGCGAGTTCTCACTCAGCAGGTAGTAGGCAGAAACTTTCAACCCTTCGCTTATCTTTTTTACCATGGGAATAGAAGGCTTTTTCTGCCCCCGTTCTACGGCACTGAGAAAAGATGGGGAAATGCCTATGCGCGCGGCCAGTTCGTTGAGGGTAAGCCCCTGCTCCTTTCTCAGTTCTCTTATTTTTGCTCCCAAGCTGCTCAATTTTAAATCCCCTCGCTACCCAGTTATTTCTAAACAATAATTATATAGCATGGGAACAACCCGGAGCAAGTTTGTTTTAGTTTCGGAGTAAAAATCAAAGTGCATTTTGAGCTTTTATTTTGCTACCAGCCTTCCAACCTCGAAACAAGGACGCCCCGTTGGAGCAAGATGCTCGCAAAAGTCCGCCCATTTCCCTGAAGGTAAGGATACCAGGAGACAAGTCGAAGGGCCGGCAGATTTTTCCAAGTCTATCTCGGATCCTGGATTCGGGACAAACAGCAGACCGCTGCGGCGGGCCATCTTTCGGGCTTCACTCAAAATCCCGCTTGACCCTACAGGAAGAATATCACCTGCCGAAGGGTAATCTGCTACCCGGAGCAGAGTGGGAATATCGGCAATTTCGTTATCACCCAAACGCACCTCACTCCCCACTTTCGGCATACCTACGACCACAACCGTGTCCCCTGGAGCCCCGAGACCCCATCTCAAACCTTCGCCCTTGCCGGAAGCATCGCCATTTGCCAGACCGATGACCGTAACTCCCAGTCCCGTTTGTGATACAGGTACGTTCTTCTCCATACTTCCCGTTATACTAATTCTGGGATCAAGCCCTGCCGCTTCTATTTCATCCCTTATGCCGGACAGTATCTCTTCCCCCGTAGGCGTCGGCTCCACGCACAGGGTATTAACCACCAGAAGCGGCCTTGCACCGACGGCTATCACTTCCATTAAAGGTACCCGGCAGGCAAAACGTCCGACCGTATACCCTGAAACCTTTACCTGGTCCAATTCTTTGGGCCCGATAGCCCCAAGGGAATCACAGGCAATCACCAGTTTCCTGCCGGGCAAAAGGGTTATAACCGAAACATCATCAAATTTGGAAATCTGGACAGCCACACCCATCACCTTTTCAAAGTTACTAAACAGAAAACTTAAACTTTCTCATTGCTTCGTAAATAATTACGGCAAGACCAATATTGAGAGCGCTGGCAATCACCAGCGGTATAACCATAGCCATAAAGAAGGCCTTGCCAAAACCCGGTAACGGTATGAACAGGGCGGGTAAAAAGATGCCGTTAAGTACAACGCCCCCAACAGCTGCAACCCATTTATTGAACGCCCGCATAAGTAAAGCAACCGATGCAGCGCATCCTGCCATCCCGGCGGCAATCAGTAAATGAATCGGAACAGTCAAGGGAAATCCCGCG
It includes:
- a CDS encoding helix-turn-helix domain-containing protein; the encoded protein is MSSLGAKIRELRKEQGLTLNELAARIGISPSFLSAVERGQKKPSIPMVKKISEGLKVSAYYLLSENSLQDVGEKLRFVREGRGLSLEELAKMSGVGQETIRAIEAGEKEAELEDLERLADALTVTVRYFLDRPATSKSIGARIKSIREERGKTVAGLAEEIGVSPGLITQIEKDQTLPSFDTLEKIADALDMPVCYFLLEQQDVEDLLASLGPDVLQMLGDPRVQGVLRAVKDLTEGELKFILNLIHFFKKQRKLLTAGSPKDLFCV
- a CDS encoding AIR synthase related protein, which translates into the protein MAVQISKFDDVSVITLLPGRKLVIACDSLGAIGPKELDQVKVSGYTVGRFACRVPLMEVIAVGARPLLVVNTLCVEPTPTGEEILSGIRDEIEAAGLDPRISITGSMEKNVPVSQTGLGVTVIGLANGDASGKGEGLRWGLGAPGDTVVVVGMPKVGSEVRLGDNEIADIPTLLRVADYPSAGDILPVGSSGILSEARKMARRSGLLFVPNPGSEIDLEKSAGPSTCLLVSLPSGKWADFCEHLAPTGRPCFEVGRLVAK
- a CDS encoding ECF transporter S component, which produces MKRGGNVTRLAYTGLLIALSTVGSYIKVPSITGTPALDSAPGYFAAMAFGVPEGAVVISLGHLLTALTAGFPLTVPIHLLIAAGMAGCAASVALLMRAFNKWVAAVGGVVLNGIFLPALFIPLPGFGKAFFMAMVIPLVIASALNIGLAVIIYEAMRKFKFSV